A genome region from Geodermatophilus bullaregiensis includes the following:
- a CDS encoding VWA domain-containing protein: MGRHADTTSARRTQRPAPTLPIALGVALVVLALVAGGLVWWLAGSGGGCDDTRSVRVTVAPELAAVAQDLLDEPQDLGGGACAAAEVTAQEPLQTVGDLEALEGSALPQVWVPDSSLWTVRAADTDLDPSGSMATSPVVLGTSRAAADELGWTEQPPAWRDALTGVRPVAVPDLAASAEGLSALAALRTSLGGTDAADNAVVQAVLAARRGPAVTPAEALQAGSAGDADAPLVPVSEQEVVTVGRGAEDSQLVAVYPAEGSPQLDYPVLRVGSQSDEERAAVDAVVRTLTSEDARTAVLAAGFRDTDGTAPTDPGSGVREEAPEALEVDGEQVQGLLVELARLAAPSRLLTVFDVSASMEAPAGDGTRATLSRDAAKSALSLIPGTSSIGLWVFAYQLEGEQDWTELAPIRTLETEVDGGTTQRDLLDEQLDTIPERLSRGGTGLFDTTLAAVRSAREQFDPNAVSSVVIVTDGTNEDDQGIALDALLQSLRDEADPERPVKVIGVALGPDADIAALEQIASATGGAAYSAVDPTDLQDVLFDALRQR; this comes from the coding sequence ATGGGCCGCCACGCCGACACCACCTCTGCGCGCCGCACGCAGCGCCCTGCGCCGACCCTGCCGATCGCGCTCGGCGTCGCCCTCGTGGTCCTGGCCCTCGTCGCGGGCGGGCTGGTGTGGTGGCTGGCCGGGTCCGGCGGCGGGTGCGACGACACGCGCAGCGTCCGGGTGACCGTCGCGCCCGAGCTGGCCGCCGTCGCGCAGGACCTGCTCGACGAGCCGCAGGACCTCGGCGGCGGTGCGTGCGCCGCGGCCGAGGTGACCGCCCAGGAGCCGCTGCAGACCGTCGGTGACCTCGAGGCCCTCGAGGGCTCCGCGCTGCCGCAGGTGTGGGTGCCCGACAGCTCGCTGTGGACCGTCCGGGCCGCCGACACCGACCTCGACCCCTCCGGCTCGATGGCCACCTCACCGGTCGTCCTGGGCACCAGCCGCGCCGCCGCCGACGAGCTCGGGTGGACCGAGCAGCCGCCGGCGTGGCGCGACGCACTGACCGGCGTGCGACCGGTCGCGGTGCCCGACCTGGCCGCCAGCGCCGAGGGGCTGTCCGCGCTGGCGGCCCTGCGCACCTCGCTCGGCGGGACCGACGCCGCCGACAACGCCGTCGTCCAGGCGGTGCTGGCCGCCCGCCGGGGCCCGGCGGTCACCCCGGCCGAGGCGCTGCAGGCGGGCAGCGCCGGGGACGCCGACGCTCCGCTGGTGCCGGTCAGCGAGCAGGAGGTCGTCACGGTCGGCCGCGGCGCCGAGGACTCCCAGCTGGTCGCCGTCTACCCGGCCGAGGGCTCGCCGCAGCTGGACTACCCGGTGCTGCGCGTCGGCTCGCAGAGCGACGAGGAGCGTGCCGCCGTGGACGCCGTCGTCCGGACGCTGACCTCGGAGGACGCGCGCACCGCCGTCCTGGCCGCCGGGTTCCGCGACACCGACGGCACCGCGCCGACCGACCCGGGCAGCGGTGTCCGCGAGGAGGCGCCGGAGGCCCTCGAGGTCGACGGCGAGCAGGTGCAGGGCCTGCTGGTCGAGCTCGCCCGGCTGGCCGCGCCGTCCCGGCTGCTGACCGTCTTCGACGTGTCGGCGTCGATGGAGGCCCCGGCCGGCGACGGCACCCGGGCCACCCTGTCCCGTGACGCCGCGAAGAGCGCGCTGTCGCTGATCCCCGGGACCTCCTCGATCGGCCTGTGGGTCTTCGCCTACCAGCTCGAGGGCGAGCAGGACTGGACCGAGCTGGCGCCCATCCGCACGCTGGAGACCGAGGTCGACGGCGGCACCACCCAGCGGGACCTCCTCGACGAGCAGCTCGACACCATCCCGGAGCGGCTGTCCCGCGGCGGCACGGGCCTGTTCGACACCACGCTGGCCGCCGTCCGATCGGCCCGCGAGCAGTTCGACCCGAACGCGGTGAGCAGCGTCGTCATCGTCACCGACGGCACCAACGAGGACGACCAGGGCATCGCGCTCGACGCGCTGCTGCAGTCGCTGCGCGACGAGGCCGACCCGGAGCGCCCGGTGAAGGTCATCGGCGTCGCCCTCGGCCCGGACGCCGACATCGCCGCGCTCGAGCAGATCGCCTCGGCCACCGGTGGGGCCGCGTACTCCGCCGTCGACCCGACCGACCTGCAGGACGTCCTCTTCGACGCGCTGCGCCAGCGCTGA